From the genome of Virgibacillus proomii, one region includes:
- the recA gene encoding recombinase RecA, with protein sequence MSDKKQALDMALKQIEKQFGKGSIMKLGEQAEQKVATIPSGSLALDVALGIGGYPKGRVVEIYGPESSGKTTVALHAIAEAQRQGGQAAFIDAEHALDPTYARALGVNIEELLLSQPDTGEQALEIAEALVRSGAVDIIVVDSVAALVPKAEIEGEMGDSHVGLQARLMSQALRKLSGAINKSKSTAIFINQIREKVGVMFGNPETTPGGRALKFYSSVRLEVRRAEAIKQGNDMVGNKTRIKVVKNKVAPPFKQAEVDIMYGEGISKEGEILDMGSDLDIVQKSGAWYSYNGERLGQGRENAKQFLKENQEIMAEIHTAIREHHHLDDEPKEKEEDTVEAFSQESLDV encoded by the coding sequence TGAACAAAAAGTAGCAACCATACCTAGCGGCTCCTTAGCGTTAGATGTTGCACTTGGAATTGGCGGGTACCCAAAAGGCCGAGTTGTTGAAATATACGGTCCAGAATCATCCGGTAAAACAACAGTAGCTTTGCATGCAATTGCTGAAGCACAACGCCAGGGGGGACAAGCGGCATTTATTGATGCAGAGCATGCGCTTGATCCTACATATGCTCGTGCTTTAGGTGTGAATATTGAAGAGCTTCTGCTTTCTCAGCCTGATACTGGAGAACAAGCACTTGAAATTGCGGAAGCACTAGTTCGGAGTGGTGCGGTTGATATTATAGTTGTAGATTCGGTGGCTGCTCTTGTTCCGAAAGCGGAGATCGAAGGAGAAATGGGAGACTCCCATGTTGGTTTACAAGCTCGTTTAATGTCCCAAGCATTACGTAAATTATCAGGTGCCATTAACAAGTCAAAATCTACAGCTATTTTCATTAACCAAATTCGGGAAAAAGTCGGTGTCATGTTCGGAAATCCTGAAACAACTCCAGGTGGACGAGCTCTTAAGTTCTACTCTTCTGTAAGACTTGAAGTACGCCGCGCAGAAGCAATAAAGCAGGGCAACGATATGGTCGGGAACAAAACAAGAATTAAAGTTGTCAAAAATAAAGTTGCTCCTCCGTTTAAACAAGCAGAGGTTGATATTATGTATGGAGAAGGCATCTCTAAAGAGGGAGAAATCCTTGACATGGGATCGGACTTGGATATCGTTCAAAAAAGTGGTGCTTGGTATTCGTATAATGGAGAACGGCTTGGACAAGGACGGGAAAATGCAAAGCAGTTTTTAAAAGAAAACCAAGAGATAATGGCAGAAATTCATACAGCAATCAGAGAGCATCATCATTTAGATGACGAACCGAAAGAAAAAGAAGAAGATACTGTTGAAGCGTTTAGTCAAGAAAGCTTAGATGTTTAA